The stretch of DNA ACTTGTCGACGAGCGGCCGGACTGCCGCACTGCGGGTTGGTTCGGCCTGGACGATGCGGGCGGTGCCGTCGAGCCGAACCCACCAGAGTTGTGACCATTCGTCGTCGTAGTGGTCGATCAGCACGGTGACGGCGGGGTTTGCGGCGATGTTCCGGAGGCGTTGAAGATCGTGGGTGCGCTTCGGCTTTTGGTCGATTGCCGACACGAGCGTGTCGCCATCCAGGGCGAAGGTCACGGGAACG from Mycobacteriales bacterium encodes:
- a CDS encoding TIGR03668 family PPOX class F420-dependent oxidoreductase, producing the protein MRPVGRGAPPEALHERVRRAPVGRLATVREDHRPHIVPVTFALDGDTLVSAIDQKPKRTHDLQRLRNIAANPAVTVLIDHYDDEWSQLWWVRLDGTARIVQAEPTRSAAVRPLVDKYPQYREAPPAGPLVLVQITMWTWWSAT